The following are encoded together in the Mammaliicoccus vitulinus genome:
- a CDS encoding beta-glucoside-specific PTS transporter subunit IIABC: MANKNERIAKEILEVIGGEENIVKSTHCATRLRLVLKRSDPTAKEKVKKIDGVVTVVENNGQFQVVIGHNVGEVHKSFDELIGGSNQGQNQNESENKGSVLNRIIATMSAVFAPFIYILAAAGILQGLLILINLIVPSFAKTGTYEVFNFISWAPFTFLPIFIAITAAKHFNVNMYIAIACSAALVSPDFTAILDRIGDGETVRLFGMPLTETVYTSSVLPPLLLVWILSYLEKFLNKTIHEVVRPLFVPFLSIIIMVPVTLLVIGPISTLAAHGIANGYNSLVEVAPWLAGAIIGGLWQVFVIFGVHWGITPVVLANFEQHGSDSFQAYQTIAVIAQVGAVVGVLIKAKSQEVKRVSSSAGITGIFGITEPAIYGVNLRFKKPFIIACISGAIGAFVASFFNPKYYAYAGLPGPLTIVNGYNADNTSSIWGILIGTAIGIILPIILIQIFGYGEDTTEQVENADPNQSDVIIPNEKLEIEIASPVSGNIVQLEKVPDPVFSEGLMGKGIAIEPDESIIYSPVEGKVTMIAPSKHAIGINTLDGAEILIHIGLETVELNGEGFEVLVLEGDTLSAGTPLIKFEKTSLEEQGYNTITPIIVTNSAEFSEVIPVTASTSNKGDVILNIIKI, from the coding sequence ATGGCGAATAAGAATGAAAGAATAGCGAAAGAAATTCTTGAGGTCATAGGCGGGGAAGAGAATATTGTTAAAAGTACTCATTGTGCGACACGCTTAAGACTAGTGTTAAAAAGATCAGACCCAACTGCAAAAGAAAAAGTAAAGAAAATTGATGGTGTAGTCACAGTTGTTGAAAATAATGGACAATTCCAAGTTGTTATCGGGCATAATGTAGGAGAAGTTCATAAGTCGTTTGATGAATTGATTGGCGGTTCGAATCAGGGCCAAAATCAAAATGAATCAGAAAACAAAGGAAGCGTATTAAACAGAATTATTGCTACCATGTCAGCAGTATTTGCACCATTCATTTATATTTTAGCAGCTGCAGGTATTTTACAAGGTTTACTCATATTAATTAATTTAATTGTACCTTCATTTGCTAAAACGGGAACTTATGAAGTGTTCAATTTTATATCTTGGGCACCGTTCACATTCTTACCAATTTTTATTGCGATTACAGCAGCAAAACATTTTAATGTAAATATGTATATCGCTATCGCTTGTTCAGCAGCATTAGTGAGTCCGGATTTTACTGCAATACTAGATAGAATTGGAGATGGAGAAACAGTTAGATTATTCGGTATGCCTTTAACTGAAACAGTATACACATCTTCAGTTTTACCTCCATTATTACTCGTTTGGATTTTATCTTACTTAGAAAAATTCTTAAACAAGACAATTCATGAAGTTGTAAGACCACTGTTTGTACCATTCTTATCTATCATTATTATGGTACCAGTGACATTATTAGTGATTGGTCCAATTTCAACATTGGCAGCACATGGAATAGCAAATGGATACAATTCACTTGTAGAAGTTGCACCTTGGTTAGCAGGCGCAATTATCGGTGGCTTATGGCAAGTGTTTGTCATATTTGGTGTACATTGGGGTATCACACCAGTCGTCCTCGCAAACTTTGAACAACATGGAAGTGACTCATTCCAAGCTTACCAAACGATTGCCGTTATCGCTCAAGTTGGTGCAGTAGTAGGTGTGCTTATTAAAGCTAAGAGCCAAGAAGTTAAAAGAGTGTCATCATCTGCAGGGATTACAGGTATTTTTGGTATCACAGAACCAGCAATATACGGTGTGAACTTAAGATTTAAAAAGCCATTCATTATTGCATGTATCAGTGGTGCAATTGGCGCATTTGTTGCTAGTTTCTTCAACCCTAAATATTATGCTTATGCAGGATTGCCAGGTCCACTAACAATTGTAAATGGCTATAATGCAGACAATACATCGTCAATTTGGGGTATTTTAATCGGTACTGCGATTGGGATCATCTTACCAATCATTTTAATTCAAATTTTTGGTTATGGTGAAGATACAACTGAACAAGTAGAAAATGCTGATCCTAATCAATCAGATGTAATCATTCCTAATGAGAAATTAGAAATAGAAATTGCTTCACCTGTATCAGGAAATATTGTTCAGCTTGAAAAAGTGCCAGATCCAGTATTTTCAGAAGGTTTAATGGGTAAAGGTATAGCAATAGAACCTGATGAGAGTATCATTTATAGTCCGGTAGAAGGAAAAGTAACCATGATTGCACCATCGAAACACGCGATTGGTATTAATACATTAGATGGGGCTGAAATATTAATTCATATTGGTTTAGAAACTGTAGAGCTTAATGGTGAAGGATTTGAAGTATTAGTATTAGAAGGCGATACATTATCTGCTGGAACGCCTTTAATCAAATTCGAAAAAACATCATTAGAAGAACAGGGATATAACACGATTACGCCGATTATAGTAACGAACAGTGCAGAATTCAGTGAAGTTATACCAGTAACTGCATCAACATCTAACAAAGGTGATGTGATTTTAAATATCATTAAAATATAA
- a CDS encoding 6-phospho-beta-glucosidase, which yields MAKLNKDFLWGGALAANQFEGGYDQGGKGLSVHDVMTAGEHGKAREITETIEADKFYPNHEGIDFYNRYKEDIGLFNEMGLKCLRTSIAWTRIFPNGDETEPNEEGLKFYDDIIDELLKYNIEPVLTLSHFEMPLHLAREYGGFRNRKVVDFFVHFAETVFNRYKDKVKYWMTFNEINNQMDTSNPLFLWTNSGVTLSEDEDAEEVLYQVAHNELIASALAVTKGKAINPNFVIGNMISHVPIYPYSCNPKDILEAEIASRLRYFFPDVQVRGYYPGYALKMFEKKGYDIKWQEGDDEILKNGTVDYIGFSYYMSTVVKHDAQQSVEDNIVNGGLSNSVANPYIKVSQWGWAIDPVGLRYTLNALYNRYQLPLFIVENGFGTTDEFKEDGTIDDQERIDYLREHINASIEAVDEDGVELMGYTPWGVIDIVSFTTGEMKKRYGLIHVDRDNEGKGTLKRTKKNSFYWYKNVIDTNGEELK from the coding sequence ATGGCTAAATTAAATAAAGACTTTTTATGGGGTGGCGCATTAGCTGCTAACCAATTCGAAGGTGGATATGATCAAGGTGGAAAAGGATTAAGCGTCCATGATGTTATGACAGCTGGTGAACATGGAAAAGCGAGAGAAATTACAGAAACAATTGAAGCAGACAAGTTCTATCCAAACCATGAAGGTATAGATTTTTATAATAGATATAAAGAAGACATCGGTTTATTCAATGAAATGGGATTGAAATGTTTACGTACTTCAATCGCTTGGACACGTATTTTTCCAAATGGAGATGAAACAGAGCCAAACGAAGAAGGTTTGAAATTCTATGATGACATAATTGACGAGTTATTAAAATACAATATAGAACCCGTATTAACATTGTCACACTTCGAAATGCCTTTACATTTAGCACGTGAATATGGCGGTTTCAGAAATCGTAAAGTTGTAGATTTCTTTGTACATTTTGCAGAAACAGTATTCAATCGTTATAAAGATAAAGTTAAATATTGGATGACATTTAATGAAATCAATAACCAAATGGATACAAGTAATCCACTATTCTTATGGACGAACTCAGGCGTCACATTGTCAGAAGATGAAGATGCAGAAGAGGTATTGTATCAAGTCGCACATAATGAATTAATCGCAAGTGCACTTGCTGTTACAAAAGGTAAAGCAATCAATCCTAACTTTGTAATTGGAAACATGATTTCACACGTGCCGATTTATCCATATTCATGTAATCCTAAAGATATTTTAGAAGCGGAAATTGCAAGTCGTCTAAGATATTTCTTCCCAGACGTTCAAGTAAGAGGTTATTACCCAGGTTATGCACTTAAAATGTTTGAGAAAAAAGGATACGACATTAAGTGGCAAGAAGGCGATGACGAAATCTTGAAAAATGGAACTGTAGATTATATTGGATTTAGTTATTACATGTCTACAGTGGTTAAACACGATGCACAACAAAGTGTTGAAGATAACATTGTAAACGGAGGATTATCAAATTCAGTTGCTAATCCATATATTAAAGTGAGTCAATGGGGATGGGCAATCGATCCAGTAGGTCTTAGATATACATTAAACGCATTGTATAATCGCTATCAATTACCACTATTCATCGTAGAAAATGGATTCGGAACAACAGACGAATTTAAAGAAGACGGAACAATAGACGATCAAGAAAGAATTGATTATTTAAGAGAACATATCAATGCATCAATCGAAGCGGTAGACGAAGATGGCGTAGAACTAATGGGTTATACACCATGGGGCGTGATTGATATCGTATCATTCACAACAGGCGAAATGAAAAAACGATATGGTTTAATTCACGTAGACCGAGATAACGAAGGCAAGGGAACACTGAAAAGAACTAAGAAAAACTCATTCTACTGGTATAAAAATGTAATCGATACAAATGGTGAAGAATTAAAATAA
- a CDS encoding YPDG domain-containing protein encodes MKKKHKSNRGKLDFISNKLNKYSIRKFTVGTASILVGATLLFGLSDEAKADESANSTSIQGESKNNNEVNQAEEPLSEQQSSLTEENSVESPTTEEKAAGANTTEEASTEEKATAANTTVEASTEEKAAGANTTEEASTEEKAAEARTTEEASTEEKAAEARTTEEPSTEEKAAEARTTEEASTEEKAAEARTTEEASTEEKAAEARTTEEASTEEKAAEARTTEEVSTEEKVDLVESVAKDIYNKKEITDKEKTELLKALPKDISNLTNNDVEKLVLSEALKESSNEKDSQPKAIVRSINTNTRTANTNNISLLRSVREAENIMVTNNGTDNFNYYGDVTHKQFPQEFPGEGVITAINENTNTNTGTKGALEYKNKIDFNNDFVITVPVANSNQPNTTNSDGWGFIFTEGTGADFLKQGGILRDKGLVNSAGFKIDTSYNNIQGVADPMDKDKTNNLNQIGAVKIGYGTFVSNTADGTSKQVGTTAIGTKDKPANKIIYADNATNIYDGKFHGQRFNDVLLSYNAKTGMMTATYAGKTWQATTDELGIDKSKKYNFLITSSQMPNRYSYGIMRTKLDGIAITAPKETLSSDIFDPIYPGDHTKPGISVTSPPPSDSSNKVIPPNSTYKIKEGGIPSGWTVTINPNTGEITSTPSIGINPGTVVEIPIEITYPDGSTDSTSNRVTVDKTYKDENDPGYEEGTTKPGQPVNVEQTGDKDLPPNTKFEIPEGSNIPEDWTVEVDPDTGVVTVTPPANSQPGDSIDIPVKVTYPDGSTEEVPSKVTVEEDSDSDSDSDSDSDPDVGSDSDVDNDSDVDSDSDVDSDSDSESDSDVDSDSDVDSDSDVDSDSDVDSDSDVDSDSDVDSDSDVDSDSDVDSDSDVDSDSDVDSDSDSDSDSDVDSDSDVDSDSDVDSDSDVDSDSDAESDSDVDSDSDVDSDSDVDSDSDVDSDSDVDSDSDVDSDSDVDSDSDVDSDSDVDSDSDVDSDSDVDSDSDVDSDSDSDSDSDVESDSDVDSDSDSDSDVDSDSDSDSDSDVDSDSDVDSDSDVDSDSDVDSDSDSDSDSDVDSDSDVDSDSDSDSDSDSDSDSDVDSDSDVDSDSDSDSDSDVDSDSDVDSDSDVDSDSDSESDSDSDSDSDVESDSDVESDSDSDSDSDVDSDSDSDSDSDVDSDSDVDSDSDSDSDSDVDSDSDVDSDSDSDSDSDVDSDSDSDSDSDVDSDSDVDSDSDVDSDSDVDSDSDVESDSDVESDSDVDSDSDVDSDSDVDSDSDVDSDSDSDSDSDVESDSDVESDSDVDSDSDVDSDSDSDSDSDVESDSDVESDSDSDSDSDVDSDSDVDSDSDVDSDSDVDSDSDVDSDSDVDSDSDVDSDSDVDSDSDSDSDSDVESDSDVDSDSDSDSDSDVDSDSDVESDSDVDSDSDVDSDSDSDSDSDVDSDSDVDSDSDSDSDSDSDSDSDVDSDSDVDSDSDVDSDSDVDSDSDVDSDSDVDSDSDVDSDSDVDSDSDVDSDSDVDSDSDVDSDSDVDSDSDSDSDSDVDSDSDVDSDSDVDSDSDSDSDSDVDSDSDVDSDSDVDSDSDVDSDSDVDSDSDAESDSDVDSDSDVDSDSDVDSDSDVDSDSDVDSDLDVDSDSDVDSDSDVDSDSDSDSDSDSESDSDVDSDSDVDSDSDADSDSDSDSDSDSESDSDVDSDSDADSDSDSDSDSKVSMGPGSGSDSNDGNGTAKAATINDDRDGKGENKQSLPDTGEQPLTNTTLFGGLLAGLGSLFLLGRRKRNHNENN; translated from the coding sequence GTGAAAAAAAAGCATAAATCAAACCGGGGGAAATTAGATTTTATTTCTAATAAACTGAACAAGTACTCTATTAGAAAATTTACTGTCGGTACTGCTTCAATTTTAGTTGGAGCAACGTTACTTTTTGGTTTGAGTGATGAAGCTAAAGCTGATGAGTCAGCAAATAGTACATCAATACAAGGTGAATCTAAAAATAATAATGAGGTCAATCAAGCTGAAGAACCATTAAGTGAACAACAATCATCATTAACAGAAGAAAATAGTGTGGAAAGTCCAACAACAGAAGAAAAAGCAGCAGGAGCTAATACAACAGAAGAAGCGAGCACAGAAGAAAAAGCAACAGCAGCTAATACAACAGTAGAAGCGAGCACAGAAGAAAAAGCAGCAGGAGCTAATACAACAGAAGAAGCGAGCACAGAAGAAAAAGCAGCAGAAGCTAGAACAACAGAAGAAGCGAGCACAGAAGAAAAAGCAGCAGAAGCTAGAACAACAGAAGAGCCGAGCACAGAAGAAAAAGCAGCAGAAGCTAGAACAACAGAAGAAGCGAGCACAGAAGAAAAAGCAGCAGAAGCTAGAACAACAGAAGAAGCGAGCACAGAAGAAAAAGCAGCAGAAGCTAGAACAACAGAAGAAGCGAGCACAGAAGAAAAAGCAGCAGAAGCTAGAACAACAGAAGAAGTGAGCACAGAAGAAAAAGTTGATTTAGTAGAATCAGTTGCAAAGGATATATATAACAAAAAAGAAATAACTGATAAAGAAAAAACAGAACTTTTAAAAGCATTACCAAAAGACATTTCTAATTTAACAAATAATGATGTCGAGAAACTTGTATTAAGCGAAGCATTGAAAGAAAGTTCAAATGAAAAAGATAGCCAACCAAAAGCTATAGTCCGTTCTATAAATACTAATACAAGAACTGCAAATACAAATAATATTTCATTATTGAGAAGTGTTAGAGAAGCTGAAAATATTATGGTTACTAATAATGGAACTGATAATTTTAATTATTATGGAGATGTAACCCATAAGCAGTTTCCACAAGAGTTTCCGGGTGAAGGTGTTATTACTGCAATAAATGAAAATACTAACACAAATACTGGGACTAAGGGTGCTTTAGAATATAAGAACAAAATTGATTTTAACAATGACTTTGTTATAACAGTGCCTGTAGCTAATTCAAATCAACCAAATACAACGAATTCAGATGGCTGGGGATTTATTTTTACTGAAGGAACTGGAGCTGATTTCTTAAAGCAAGGCGGCATTTTAAGAGACAAAGGTTTAGTGAATTCAGCTGGATTTAAAATAGATACTTCTTATAATAATATCCAAGGCGTAGCTGACCCAATGGATAAAGATAAAACAAATAATTTAAATCAAATTGGTGCAGTTAAAATTGGTTATGGTACTTTTGTATCGAATACTGCTGATGGAACAAGTAAACAGGTAGGTACAACAGCGATAGGGACTAAAGATAAACCTGCTAATAAGATTATATATGCGGATAATGCAACTAATATTTACGATGGTAAATTTCATGGTCAAAGATTTAATGATGTGCTTCTAAGTTACAATGCAAAAACTGGTATGATGACTGCAACTTATGCAGGTAAAACATGGCAAGCAACAACAGATGAATTGGGTATTGATAAATCAAAAAAATATAATTTTTTAATTACTTCAAGTCAAATGCCAAATAGATATTCTTATGGAATAATGAGAACGAAATTAGATGGTATTGCAATTACAGCACCGAAAGAGACTTTGTCATCTGATATATTTGATCCAATTTACCCAGGTGATCATACTAAACCAGGTATTTCAGTTACATCACCACCACCTTCAGATAGTAGTAATAAAGTAATTCCACCGAATTCAACATACAAAATTAAAGAAGGAGGTATACCTTCAGGGTGGACGGTTACAATAAATCCAAACACTGGAGAAATTACATCGACTCCATCGATTGGTATAAACCCAGGAACGGTTGTAGAAATTCCGATAGAAATAACATATCCTGATGGTTCGACTGATAGTACCTCGAACAGAGTTACAGTAGACAAAACTTATAAAGATGAAAATGACCCAGGATATGAAGAAGGCACAACAAAACCAGGTCAACCTGTAAATGTCGAACAAACTGGAGATAAAGATTTACCACCAAATACGAAATTTGAGATCCCAGAAGGCAGTAACATTCCAGAAGACTGGACAGTTGAAGTAGATCCAGACACAGGTGTGGTAACAGTAACGCCACCGGCGAATAGCCAACCAGGAGATTCAATAGATATACCAGTAAAAGTGACATATCCAGATGGATCAACAGAAGAAGTGCCATCAAAAGTAACGGTTGAAGAAGATAGTGACTCAGACAGTGATTCTGATTCTGATAGCGATCCTGACGTAGGTAGCGACTCTGATGTAGACAATGACTCAGACGTAGATAGCGACTCTGATGTAGATAGCGATTCAGACTCAGAAAGTGACTCAGACGTAGATAGTGACTCTGATGTAGATAGTGACTCTGATGTAGATAGTGACTCTGATGTAGATAGTGACTCTGATGTAGATAGTGACTCAGATGTAGATAGCGACTCTGATGTAGACAGTGACTCAGATGTAGACAGCGACTCTGATGTAGATAGCGACTCTGATGTAGATAGCGATTCAGACTCAGATAGCGACTCTGATGTAGATAGTGATTCAGACGTAGATAGCGATTCAGACGTAGATAGCGATTCAGACGTAGATAGCGACTCAGACGCAGAAAGTGACTCTGATGTAGATAGCGACTCTGATGTAGACAGCGACTCTGATGTAGATAGTGATTCAGACGTAGATAGCGATTCAGACGTAGATAGCGATTCAGACGTAGATAGCGATTCAGACGTAGATAGCGATTCAGACGTAGACAGTGACTCAGACGTAGATAGCGACTCTGATGTAGATAGTGACTCTGATGTAGATAGCGATTCAGACGTAGATAGCGACTCAGACTCAGACAGCGACTCTGATGTAGAAAGCGACTCAGATGTAGATAGCGACTCAGACAGCGACTCAGATGTAGATAGCGACTCAGACTCAGACAGCGACTCAGATGTAGATAGCGACTCAGATGTAGATAGTGACTCTGATGTAGATAGCGACTCTGATGTAGACAGTGACTCAGACTCAGACAGCGACTCAGATGTAGATAGTGACTCAGATGTAGATAGCGACTCAGATTCAGACAGCGACTCAGATTCAGACAGCGACTCAGATGTAGATAGCGACTCAGACGTAGACAGCGACTCAGACTCAGACAGCGACTCTGATGTAGATAGCGACTCTGATGTAGACAGCGACTCTGATGTAGACAGCGATTCAGACTCAGAAAGCGACTCAGACTCAGACAGCGACTCTGATGTAGAAAGCGACTCAGATGTAGAAAGCGACTCAGACTCAGACAGCGACTCAGATGTAGATAGCGACTCAGACTCAGACAGCGACTCAGATGTAGATAGCGACTCTGATGTAGATAGCGACTCAGATTCAGACAGCGACTCTGATGTAGATAGCGACTCAGATGTAGATAGCGACTCAGACTCAGACAGCGACTCAGATGTAGATAGTGACTCAGATTCAGACAGCGACTCTGATGTAGACAGTGACTCAGACGTAGATAGTGACTCTGATGTAGATAGTGACTCTGATGTAGATAGTGACTCTGATGTAGAAAGTGACTCTGATGTAGAAAGTGACTCTGATGTAGATAGTGACTCTGATGTAGATAGTGACTCTGATGTAGATAGCGATTCAGACGTAGATAGCGACTCAGACTCAGACAGCGACTCTGATGTAGAAAGCGACTCAGATGTAGAAAGCGACTCAGATGTAGATAGCGACTCAGACGTAGACAGCGACTCAGACTCAGACAGCGACTCAGATGTAGAAAGCGACTCAGATGTAGAAAGCGACTCAGACTCAGACAGCGACTCAGATGTAGATAGCGATTCAGACGTAGATAGCGATTCAGACGTAGATAGCGATTCAGACGTAGACAGTGACTCAGACGTAGATAGCGACTCTGATGTAGATAGTGACTCTGATGTAGATAGCGATTCAGACGTAGATAGCGACTCAGACTCAGACAGCGACTCTGATGTAGAAAGCGACTCAGATGTAGATAGCGACTCAGACTCAGACAGCGACTCAGATGTAGATAGCGACTCAGATGTAGAAAGTGACTCTGATGTAGATAGCGACTCTGATGTAGACAGTGACTCAGACTCAGACAGCGACTCAGATGTAGATAGTGACTCAGATGTAGATAGCGACTCAGATTCAGACAGCGACTCAGATTCAGACAGCGACTCAGATGTAGATAGCGACTCAGACGTAGACAGCGACTCAGACGTAGACAGCGACTCTGATGTAGATAGCGACTCTGATGTAGATAGCGACTCTGATGTAGACAGTGACTCAGACGTAGATAGTGACTCAGATGTAGACAGCGACTCTGATGTAGATAGCGACTCTGATGTAGATAGCGACTCAGACGTAGATAGTGACTCTGATGTAGACAGCGACTCAGATTCAGACAGCGACTCTGATGTAGATAGCGACTCAGACGTAGATAGTGATTCTGATGTAGATAGCGATTCAGACTCAGATAGCGACTCTGATGTAGATAGCGACTCAGACGTAGACAGTGACTCAGACGTAGACAGTGACTCAGACGTAGACAGTGACTCAGACGTAGACAGTGACTCAGACGCAGAAAGTGACTCTGATGTAGACAGCGACTCTGATGTAGATAGTGATTCAGACGTAGATAGCGATTCAGACGTAGATAGCGATTCAGACGTAGACAGTGACTTAGACGTAGATAGCGACTCTGATGTAGATAGTGACTCAGACGTAGACAGCGACTCAGACTCAGACAGCGACTCAGACTCAGAAAGTGACTCTGATGTAGATAGTGACTCTGATGTAGATAGCGATTCAGACGCAGATAGCGACTCAGATTCAGACAGCGACTCTGATTCAGAAAGTGACTCTGATGTAGATAGCGATTCAGACGCAGATAGCGACTCAGATTCAGACAGCGATTCAAAAGTAAGTATGGGTCCTGGATCTGGTTCAGACAGTAATGACGGCAATGGTACTGCTAAAGCAGCTACTATAAATGATGATCGCGATGGCAAAGGTGAAAACAAACAAAGTTTACCGGATACTGGTGAACAGCCTTTAACTAACACTACTTTATTCGGTGGATTACTTGCTGGATTAGGATCATTATTCCTACTTGGTCGTCGTAAAAGAAATCACAATGAAAATAACTAA
- a CDS encoding acyl-CoA thioesterase, which translates to MQERKLVAEKEIEINIYDIDAMGIVSNIVYVKWFEDLRTAFINKHITYSEMMKNNISPILMRTEADYKVPLNIHDKPIGRCWLVKVSKLKWELEFEISTKTKVHCTGYQKGGFYDVVEEKVVPTPKELLEI; encoded by the coding sequence ATGCAAGAAAGAAAATTAGTCGCTGAAAAGGAAATTGAAATCAACATTTACGATATAGATGCTATGGGAATAGTGAGTAACATAGTTTATGTAAAGTGGTTCGAAGATTTAAGAACTGCATTTATTAATAAACATATAACTTACTCTGAAATGATGAAAAATAATATATCGCCTATATTGATGAGAACGGAAGCTGACTATAAAGTACCATTAAATATTCATGATAAACCAATTGGTAGATGTTGGTTAGTGAAAGTGAGTAAATTGAAATGGGAACTTGAATTTGAAATCTCGACAAAAACTAAAGTTCATTGTACTGGTTATCAAAAAGGTGGATTTTATGATGTTGTTGAAGAAAAGGTAGTACCAACGCCAAAAGAATTGTTAGAAATCTAA
- a CDS encoding glutamate racemase, which produces MTHLQNELIKPIAVFDAGIGSYSIVELLKKEFPGQDLIYLADRNQFPYGQKSKSELKEVIKETVQFLEQWEPSVIIIASNAPTITVLDDVKSDFKTEVIGVYPPIKEAVEKSTSKQIGILGAQSLIESEELDTYIQRELSEGDAYKFNASSLVELVETSTFISDKYHTLIAVKKFIDHIIEEHEDIDVFTLSSTHLPWLYSYFKELYPHIMFINPAHTIIEKVRQKTSKGNGIIKSLVTTNDNYRIEDFETMLEQLNIQLELEEISIK; this is translated from the coding sequence ATGACGCATTTACAAAATGAATTAATTAAACCAATTGCTGTTTTTGATGCGGGAATAGGTAGTTACTCGATTGTTGAATTGTTAAAAAAGGAATTTCCGGGACAAGATTTAATTTATTTAGCCGATCGTAATCAATTTCCATATGGTCAAAAATCTAAAAGTGAATTAAAAGAGGTTATCAAGGAAACTGTACAATTTTTAGAACAATGGGAGCCAAGTGTGATTATTATCGCATCAAACGCGCCAACGATAACTGTGTTAGATGATGTGAAAAGTGACTTTAAAACTGAAGTGATTGGTGTTTATCCGCCTATAAAAGAAGCAGTTGAGAAATCGACTTCTAAACAAATTGGTATTTTAGGTGCTCAATCGTTAATTGAAAGTGAAGAATTAGACACTTATATTCAAAGAGAATTATCTGAAGGTGATGCTTATAAATTTAATGCATCGTCATTAGTTGAACTGGTTGAAACGAGTACGTTTATTTCAGATAAGTATCATACTTTAATTGCTGTAAAAAAGTTTATTGATCATATTATAGAGGAACACGAAGATATCGATGTATTTACTTTATCATCGACTCATTTACCTTGGCTGTACAGTTATTTCAAAGAATTATACCCACACATTATGTTTATAAATCCAGCACATACTATTATTGAAAAAGTGAGACAGAAGACGTCTAAAGGTAATGGTATTATAAAATCTTTAGTTACAACGAACGACAACTATAGAATAGAAGATTTTGAAACAATGCTTGAACAATTAAATATACAGTTGGAGTTAGAAGAAATTAGTATAAAATAA